The DNA window CCTTGAGCACACTGGATGAAGAGTGGTGCGTCAAGAGAGGTTCCTCCCAGTTTAGCAATCTGACAAATCTCGCCATGCTTGTTCAGACTGTATGTACAGTGAGAGACTCGCAGTTGCTCCTCAAGCCAGTTGGTATCAACGAGAACCTGGCTTCCATCTTCgccaaagaagctgaaggtgACACAGAAAGGGGAGTGAAGCCAGCTTAGAGGCACGGGCTCTCGCTCAGCAGGTGTGTATATGGTAAGGTTTTCTCCCTCGATGCTGAAATCTGGCTTGCGGAAATGTCGAAGAGCTGCAACAACTGCTAGACAAGCCGCGTCTGTAAGGTTTCCATCATGCGTGAGGACGTGAAGATCGACTCTGATAGACCAACATTTCTGGCCGGCGATGAGGCATAGTGACTCGGTGTCTAGCGCACCAGATCTTCTGATTGTTTTCTCGAGAAGCCTGGAGAGAAGAACCTCCTCGAGTGAAGGGCGGTTGACCTCATATGAAGGGGCAACCATGGGACTGAGTTCTGATGTGATTGTGAAAACTCCATCAAAGGGACGGTCTGAGTATGGCACGGTGACTTCTACCGAAACCTTTGCTAGAACTCTGAGAGTTTCATTAGCAAGAAATATATATCACCAAGATATAATAGTGAAGTACCTTGTTTTTCCATACTTGACTTCCGCAACTCCATAGTCATCTCCAAAGGTGAGTTGAAGAGGCCGAAACTCGTCGAATTTGCGCCCGTCTAATCGCAAACCCTCATCGAGAGCTTGGGTGACAAAAGTCCTCTCAGATAGAGAAGGTTCAGCTTCGCGAGGCATGATTGACTATTATTTTTGTGTGAATATTTCGTGACAGGAAATGCTGTGTTTATGAACTGCCAAAGCGtaatagagagagagaaacaTTGTAGAAATTCTGCCGGGCGGTGAAGTACCATTTACGGTAGGCCTGCTTCTCGTTGTACGCCTCGCGTCGGCAATGTTCAAGGCTTCTTATTGACATTGAAACACCATTTATTTCTTCAAGAATCTATCGAGGGACTATCGTCATGACTACCGCGCATAGACCTACGTTCGATCCGGTCCGTATTATCCCTTATATTTCTTCAGCACATACTGACATTGACAGGCCCGTGGCAAAGAAGCCCTCCGAGGTCCAGCCTACCATCAACACCTCCTCCCAGCCCACACCCAACTCAAATATCGTCAAGCCGGTCAAGGCGGCGATGCTGACGGACCCACGCGCGACCTCGCTGCCGAGCTCCTCGCTGCCGAAGCCGCCCATTTCACCAAGAAGAGCGGTGCCCTTGCCCTCGTGGATGATGccgacgaggacgacgaaACCAGCGTGTCTAATGACGCGAAGCGAGCGCTTCCAAGTGCTGATGGTGAGGGAGAAGATTTAGAGGCGAAGAGACGGCGGATCTTAGCAGAAACAAGGAACATCGATGCCGACGATAGcgaagaggacgacgacgacgacgacagtgaagacgacgaggataGCGATGATGACTCTGATGCAGAGCTGCAGAGAGAGTTGGACCGTGTACGAAGAGAGcgagaggagagaaagaagaaagaggtaAGTTTGAGCGATTCTCAGATGCAGATAAATGATTTGCTGATACACGTCACAGGAGGCCGAGCGActcaaagaagaggaagaggcccGAGAACGCGATATTGCCCTGGGAAAtcctctcctcaacaaaCAAGATTTCAATATGAAGCGCCGCTGGGACGATGACGTGGTGTTCAAGAACCAGGCACGTGGCACAGaagacaagggcaagaaaaAGGAGTTCGTAAACGTAAGTCTTGTGATTCTTCCGTTCGCAAAGCATTCTTTGCCAATGATTCAGTTCTATATGCgtttcttttcccttctctttttctttttcttacttcaaagatgaagagagacATCGTTCGCTAACCCAGACCTTTAGGATCTCCTCCGTTCCGACTTTCATAGGCGCTTCATGAGCAAGTACGTTAGATAATGACATAGACAAACTCCTCCATTTCACACATTAGATACCCTGAGTTTTAAATCAAGCACTCTCCTGCGACCGTCTTCGTCCGTCCTTTGACTCCAAAGCCTGCTCGGTGAGGATCTTGTTCTCCAGGCCTTCGAAGGCTCCGAGAACGTTGCCGTACTTTTGATAGGTTCCCTCGCGGTAACCGTCGTCAATGCGCTGGATGTTGCCCTCCTCAGTCCATCGCTTACCAATGAGCTCGTCGAATGTCTCGTTTGGCTGGCGCTCGAGAGCCCAAAGAGCCTTGTAGGCTCCGCCAAGGGCGCAGGCATTACCACCAACGTCGAGCTTATAAACACCGTCGCTGCCGCCGAGGACCTCGCCAATGACGCGGGCGATGGCTGGGTTCAGAGAGCCACCTCCAACGAGGTAGATACGACGGGGCTGAGCTGGTAGGCCGGGTCGAGTGCTCTCCACCAGATTCTGAGAGCGTAGGCGCATAGATAGGGCCTGAGACTCAACAATCACTCGAGCGTCAGTCTCCTTGTCCCATCCTCCCTTGACTTCCTGAAGGTCAGAGCCATCTGGCTCGCAGGAGTATCGCCAAGTGCCTGCACGAATATTGGGCACCACTTCGGTGAGGTAGAAATATAGACCAAGCTTGCGCCTATCGTCCTCCTTGGCAGCGCCCAGAGCAGGAGTGTTCTCGATGGCCTTATTGAAGTTCTCCCAGCCGGTAGGGCCGTTCTCGGGCTTGGGGAGTTGGTCTCGCACTCGCTCACGTGCTAGGCCTCCGTTCTTGTAGCACAACATAAACATGTAGTGACCATCGGTTGTGGggtggttgaagaagtggtAAGCGCCATCAGGCTTGTACTTTGGTGTGTTCATGAGGAATGTCGTCGAAGTACCAAGAGAGACAATGGCGTCGAGAGGCCGAAGGGGAAGGGCGAGAATAGTTCCGGGGTTATCGCCAGTGAATGGTGTGATCTGGCAGTCAGGGTGGAAACCGTGGCGGTCCACGAAATAGGGAGAGATAGAGCCCAACACAGCAGCGCCATTGAGGCAAGGCTCACCCAGTTTCTTTCGTAGGTTGAGGGCATCGCGCTTGCTCCCAGCAgcgagctcgagaagaggTTCGCTGTATGTTTGGCGGGACATGTCCCAGAGGTTCATACCACAGACATCGCTGACATCCATGGGTGCGATAGCGCCGAGGAAGACGGATGCCAGCCATGACGAGACGAGGGAAATGTGAGCTGTCTTGGCATACATGTCTGGGAGGTCCTTCTTAAGGCGCATAATCTGGGTTCCAGTAAATCGCTGGTAGATTGGTTAAGATCTGGTCTTCTCTGGCTATTGGGGGATCTCAACTCACGTGGTGAGCACCACTGCCTGTCGCCTCAGCAAGTTTCTGGCGACCCCCAAGAGCAGCATCAAAAGCGTCGCATTCAGCCTGGGTGCTCTGATCCTGCCAATTGGGCGACCATTGGTGGGAAAGGGCCTGTGGTAGCTGAACAACCAGAGGGAGGCGAGGATCAAGATGGTGAAGAATCTCGTAGGCATTGCCATTCCAGTAGACACTGCCATGCTGCTGACAAGAGCCGCTGATACCGCGGATATGAGATAGAGGAACAGGCATAGACTCGGCCAATCGGTCCAGCACGAGATCTACAGACTCTAGCCACATGGCAACGGGAGCATAGACCTCGCCTGTCTCCTCATAGACATGGACACCTTTCTTGATGCCATATTTGTGGCCAAAGTCCTTGTCGAAGTCGACCTTGGCTTCACCTTTGACCTTGAGGTCTGAATCGACAACCAAGGCTGGATATGGGTTAGCGAATTGTGCCGGCAGCTGAGAATCTGGCTGACGTGCCTTTGAGCTGCTGAGTCGACAGATCGAAGCCGAGGTATAGTGGCTTAAAGTCCGAGGACTGATCTGGGGAGTTGAATCGAGCAAGAAACGGCATTGTGAATAGCTTCGGGTAAATGTCGAGCTGTTGAATCTAGGTAGCTAGGTGAGGATACTATACTATATCCAAGGGCGCCAACCACGGCCGACGTCAATGGTAGCGAGATGACGAAGTACTGGTAAGAGCCAATTCAGTAGGTGACGTAAGAATTGACGATCTTGTAAGTGCGTGCGTGTGAGGAGTCTCGGTAGAGTAGAAGGAATCTGGGTCAAGTTGTGTGAGACAGGGGAAAACACCAGAAAAAGCCACGAGCTgggctttatagcttataacGCGTGTGCCTTGCCTTAGCTGAGcagtcactcactcactcactgccagtccagtccaggGCAGTACAAGTAACTGCATCATGTTAGACCGCCACCCTCCAACAGGGAAGGATGAGATAGACACACACTAAAAGGTTGTCTTTGGTGGGTAACATGCATCAGAATCAACTCCAAAGCTAGCATTATTAACTGTAAGGCGTGTATGCAGTaatgccagtgccagtgccatACCAAAATGATACATACACCCATACAACTGGAAGCTAATAAGAATTCTGTGCTCTTACCAGTATTACTTTATCCATTTACCTACACAAAGATAAATAGTCATCAAAATCATACTGTAAAAATTGGGCAGAGGTCATATGAACACAATTGCATGCCCGAGAAATATATCCGCCGGTCTACCTATTTGCtgctaggtaggtaattaTTGCATATAGATTACCTGATAGCTGGGTCATCTTTGCCTAAAAATGaacaatatatatatatataaattttttccctttttcttttgacatattctctctctctcggtCTCTCTTGTCAAGCAATTATCCAATTTCTAGCTAGTACTTGGAGATACCATCAAAAAAAcaaactacctacctacgtaACTCTCAAAAAAAATATGGAGATTTTTTCTCTCACTTTCCATCATCCGTATCAACGTGGGGTTGTCGTCCACTGAATGAGTCGTTCAACCAAAACGAGCCAACCCCAGTTTTTCATCAAGGCTGGACCCTTGATGATCGATAAAAGGAAGCCTGGGCTAGCGTTGGGAGGGGCGTGTATAATAAGATGCCTGCCTACCTTGCCCATTTGCAAACACGACACTCAACACCTGAGAAACCTTTTTAAGCATTCACATTCAGGCAAGTCGTGATACGGATCAAGCCGAAGGGGGTGTGGAAACGGAAGAATAGGAATTGATCACCAGGGACAGACAGTGCAAAAGTCTTGGGAAAAGAAATATCATGGTAGAATAAGACTGTTAGGAGGATTAGCATGGCCAAGAGACTTGTAACTATGTGACACTCTTCTTAACTCTCTGCCTCAGAAAACCTTCAGTTCCAATTAATGAgcaaaaaataactatagttaactatataaatatcaAAAGCTCACTGTCATATCATGACAATGGATGTTCTCAGACAATCAAGTCttcactttcttcttccttcaattCTAGCGCTCTATTTGCAATTAGCCTAAATCCATCAACAGCTCCCACCCCAGTCCCATCTTCAGTTTATATCCCGGCCAATAGAACCCGTGACCTCTCAAAGTCTGGTTGCTCCTCGTGAACAAAGTCAAGCCAATGAATAGCGAGCGCTTCTAACTGACAGCAAGAAGGGGGCGTGAGGAAATTAAATTCGGCTTCTATAAGGATTGTCTCTTTTCTTGACTCTGGATACAGAAGGTCATTGGAATTATTTCTCTATTCCAGCTTCAAGCGCATTTGGGTTGATGTGCTGAAAGTTACCTATACAATAATAGCCATGAGCCTCAAACGTGGGGGTCATTCAGGTCCGGTGACATCCTTGCCGCCTggaatctcatcatcttcttcgacatcatGGCCAGTTCGATTTTACTCCTCTTATCCTCCGTCCGAGTCCATCTGCTCCTGTTGGGGCGCATCTGGGCTGAAATACGCCACAAGCATGACCTGAATGTACCTCTCTTATCTGCATTTTTTATCCGTACATAGTGTACACATACCATTACAGTCTGTGTAACATACTACCTAGTCCAAATCACAtgagttgttgttggttttATGAGTGTAGACCCTCCCTCTTGAACCTTTCAAGTTATGTGCCCCGCGAAACACACTTCCTTAtaccttctcttcctctttacGATACATATGTCTGTGGTCTGCTCTATTACACCAATTGCTTCAATACCAATTCCGACCCTGATCCGGAACAAGATAGTCAAGTcatgagaaagaaaagggtGTGCACTTTTTACTGCATATGCACATGCAGATGCCATCGGTCTTCCTTCACCGACGGTCAGGTCGACAGATGCCGGCTATTGAGAGATCCTAGTCTGAACCTCTTACGGCCGGCCTCTCAACCGGCCAGGCTCCACTGGTCCGCAGCTCAGACCCCAAGAAGCCGAGCTAGACCCCAGTCAAGGGGCAAGGTTGGCTTGGACTTGTCGTACCAAAGTGCAGCTTCGACGAGAACAAGATGCAGCATGGCCGTGATCGTTCCCCAGGATCCCAGGCTAAAGTCTCGCTTCTGACAGGGCATCCTCCACTCTATTGCTTGTTTCTGTTCCTGAGACCATCGCCTTGTTCGTGGGAGCCATTGGGTTCATGAACATGACCACTGCTCTTGTGATCGTGATGCTCGTGATGCTCATGATTGTGGTTCGAATCGCCCTCTGCCTCAGACGCATCCTCCTCGGTCTCTGGTGGCAGAACCACAGTCCCAGGGATAAAGTCGTCAAACCTTGCCTTGGCGGCAGCCTCCTTGGGTGAGAATCGGATGCGAACTCTTCTGACACCGCGTACTTTCCCTCCGACTTGAGTCCGCACCGCGTCTTCGACTTGCTGCGTTGCGTCAACAGACCACGCACCAGGTACGGTCATCTCGAGGTCCACAAGATAATTCTGGCCTGATTTGATACCGCTCACTTCGCGTAGAGCAACTTCGTGTCCTTCAACCACGTTCTTTAATGCTTTATTGGCCTGTTTTGTTACCGAagacttgatctcatcatcaatgccCTGGTCTGCCAGTTCGCGAAAAGCAGCAACTGTGTTTCCGGCACCAGCCTGGATAAccatgatggagatgagaagaCCGCCGACGGGATCCAGCCACGCCGCATTCTCCATTGCATTGGCTCCCATGATGGCTGCCAAAGTGACGAACCCCGTTAAACTGTCGACTCGGTGATGAATGGCGTTCGACGCGAGGACCGACGATTTACGTTCCCGAGCAACCTTCATTGCTGCAACTGATCAGCTCTTATACTTTCAATCCCAAGGCTTACGTTGTACACGTGCAGTCTGGCGCCGCTACCTTGAGAGTTGGGAGAACACTTACTTGCGTGGTAAAGCCACTCCTTAATCAGAATTGTCCCTGCTGCAAGCCAAGCGGCATGCATACTCGGGATCCCCAGTGCTGCAGCTCCATGAGAATGACTATGACCGTGTCCGACGTGCTCCAGAATACCATGTGCTGCCTCCGGGTAAAAGTGTCCATAGAGACTGATACCGCTGTCCCAACCCATGTAAAGACCTCCAGCCAAGAGCATACTCGAGACTCCGAGTGATCCCAGACTCTCTACCTTGCCAAAGCCCATGGGGAATTTGTCTGTTGGTGGCTTGAGACTCCATGTGACTGTCGCGAGCGTCAAGATATCGGATGCAAGATCTGTGATGCTATGCCATGCGTCGGCAGTCATTGCTTTGGAGTTGAAAGCCCATCCACCAGCGAATTTGGCAATTGCCATGCCCAGGTTAGAGACCAAGCCAATGCGGGTGATTCGGACGCCGGGGTCGTCTTTGTTGCCTGAGGTTAGGTACGCGTTGtcgtgatggtggtggtggcccAATATGCCATGGCTATGACTGTGGTCATGACCGTGGCTATGATTATGACCATCTTTGCGGTCGTGGTCGTGGCCTTGGCCAGTATGCGGTCGGATCTGCGACATTGAAGTTTTTACGAGTGAAGGTGGTGATCGGAGTTTGTTGCGAAAGGGAGCAAGATGTGGTAGCGAGTTAGTCGAAGGGCGAGTGACGGAGGCAGTATTTGATACGTGGTAGGATGAGAGCTTAGACGAGGCTGAGAGGTAGGCGCACGTCGATAGGGCGGCGACGATGGAAGCTTTTTGCAGGGCGCGTAGGCGAAGACGTAGACAAGCGACGTGGGGAGTTGCGATATTTGATCTCAAAAGGGACATCTGGCCTCGGTATTTGGTTTGTTGTGAAATATGGACATTAGGGTGCCCATTGATatgtccatgtccatgtccCTGTCCCCATGAGGCAAAGCCACGACTCCTCTGATTGTGACTGTGCGTGGCTCTGGCTCCAGCTCCGGGCCCAGCTGTTGGCGACGTCACTAcagcgccagcgccagcgccTACGCCTACGCCTAcgcctgtgcctgtgcctgtgcccGTGGGACGGCCGGCCTGCGGGAGACTCATACAGTATATCCGAGATGTTGTCTTGCAGGGGAAATACGGATAACACGGGAAAGTGGGAGAAGGGGCCGGGTATCACTACTGTGTTGCGTGTTTTCCCTTGGAGTTGCGTAGGGTCTGAAGCACGGTTCAGATATAGACAGATAAGTTATAGACGAATGTTAGGGAGAGGAAAGATGGTGTGTTTTGTTGACGTCGGGTTATTCAATGCCATATGCCCGTTAACGGAGCTGTTCAAGTTTCGAGTCGGGTTCAATAGAGCGAGCGGATTTGGCTCGGTCGGAAGCGGACCAAGGCCACTCACTATATGAGCGAGTTGAAGAGTCAATAATTAATTATGCGAGGAAGAGACAGAATTCCCCGACAGCGAgtggaagagagaaaaaaagattaTCAAGATTATCAGACATAAAACAAGCAGAGTAGGGAGTTTAGCTCCACCAAAATCCAAACTTGGTGCGGCAATTGGCAGGAAAAGACACCGACCTACGACGCCATTGAGGATAGGATGCGAGGTGAACCCACTGTCTACGACACTCTCGCCTGATGAGTGATCGCGAGGTTCCGGTCTCCGGATAGCACAGCCAGCAGCAACTGGCAGGGCTTGACCGCTGAGCCATATGTTTTCAGGGATGGTCAAGTTTGCGTCAGGCATTGGCTATACAATACAGTACAGCAATTGAGTAACAACTGGAACCCAGTACCCCAGGTACGTGGAAGCAATTCAGTACGATCATGGTTCAGAGGCCTGTCTTTACCAATTCTACCCTGAAAGCTGACTCGAGTTTaccatcttctttgtcattATCAGATTCGGGTTGTGGGGGAGATTCAAGTAATAAGCGCCCACCTCAGCCGTACGCATTGTCTGGGCTGTTCAGCCACAATGCCACATTCACCCTTGCCCGGTTGCAAGGCTGATGAGTAAGAATCGTCCCTGAAACCAATGACGCGCTCTTCTCCATACACTGGCTCTAAGAATAATCCCTGTAGCCAAATTTACAACCATCTTCGTGACTGTATGCCACGCCATCCTCTTGTCTAATATCAGTCCTTGTATTTCAATTTTCGTATCCAGTTCGTCATCACTGGTCAGCTCGAGTCAGTGCCTCAGTAGGGCTAGCGACTTGGTCATCTTCAGCCAATCCTCCACAAGCAATTGGAAACAGCCTCGTCAGCCACTGGGGATTGGGCTTGAGTTTCACTCTGAGAATTTATCACATCGAGTATTCCTAATTCTTGAATATCACAACCCTGAAAGCGGCCCCAATGAGCAAGCCTCTGCTCAGGATCCCTTACACGGACCTCCCCCTGCCTTCAGTAATTGCACCAGCTTCGGCCTCGACACTCCCTGGAGCTATTACCGCCCTCCATCGCTTCTTTGTCGCGCCCTCTCCAAGCCACTTACCTTCATCCGCTGTTGTTCTCACCGGTGCAGGCCTTTCAGTCGCTTCGGGTTTAGCAGATTACCGGGGCGCCAAGGGCACTTACAAGGTCAACAAGACATATCGGCCTATCTACTACCCAGAGTTCCTCAAGAGTCACGAATCTCGCAAACGGTACTGGGCTCGAAGCTTTCTAGGCTGGTCTAATCTCCAAAAGGCATCGCCAAACAAAGGTCACTATGCTATAAGAGATCTCGCGAGTCTTGGTCTGATACGCAGTGTCATTACTCAGAATGTTGACTCCTTCCATCCAAGAGCTCATCCTGATCTACCAGCTTTAGAATTACATGGATATTTAAGAGCTGTTGTCTGCACGACTTGTAAAAACGAGTTCTCCAGAGATGAATTCCAGGAGAAATTGTCCACCCTCAACCCTAAATGGGCCGAGTTGCTTGAGAAGGCCCTCAAGTCAGGGGCATTAGACACAGAAGACCCGGTTGAGCGCAGGTTCAAGGGCCTAAAGGTGAACCCCGATGGCGATGTGGATCTGCCAGATGCCCCCTATACAACCTTTAGATACCCCTCTTGTCCCAAATGCTTATCCAGCCCTCCAAAGAATGCTGACGGACGTCAACATGTTGTCCAGGTTGACACAGATGGTGCATGGAAGCTTCCCAGCACCGCGGGAATTCTGAAGCCTGCGGTAGTAATGTTCGGAGAAAGCATTGACAATCATGTCAAACACGCTGCTGAGGAAGCCATTGACAATGCGGGAAAGCTTCTCGTTGTTGGTACCTCTCTTGCCACTTATTCGGCTTGGAGGCTTGCCAAGCGGGCTCAGGATCGGGGCATGCCCATCGCCATTATCAGCATGGGCGGAATCAGAGGCGAGGATAAGTTCTTCGCGGGTATGGATCCCAAGCAAGAGGGTGAGCAGGGAGTGAGAGTTGCACTATCGACAGACGACCTCcttccagctcttctttCTGCACTGCGCAACGATGTTGCGCCATCAGAAGCACCAGCACGGACTTCACTCCAAGCTTCCTTTGGTAATCGTGATATTTTCAAGGACATGCTCTCATGAAAGTAGATTATCAGTGTATCACTAACACATCTAAATGAAATTGCCAAGACTTCCGGGTTTTGCGTTTGTCGGTGCAGCCTTGACAGACTCTGCATTCTGGGATGAGGTTGGTGAGGTTGTGTTTGCGGGCTCACTTCGCTCTGGCTTCTCTCGTTTCGACTTGCGAATTGCTTCGTCACGTTCAATCGCCTTCAACACTGCCAAGATTCGTTAGTAACCGGCAAGTTTGATGGCTGGGCCCAGCTCATACTCTCTTCCCAATCAGCTTCCTTTGCAGTATCTCCAGTTCCAAGTGCCGCCTCCACGTCAACCGGCTCGCCTCGTTGGATTTTCTCGACAACTTCCCGTAAGGATGCAATCCGAGCCTCTGACTGTCGCATGTATCGATCAAAGGAATTTCGTAAAGTAATCATCTGAATCGACATGGACCCGATAAGAAGAAATATGGCAATGAAGAATGTCGCGGGATTCCATTCCTTGGACTTCTTCCTTAACTGGCGATTTTCCTTTCTCAGTGGCTTCGGCACCAAGTTTCGCCAGAATGACCTATCGACGACTGTAGCCGGGGCCGTGCTTGAGTATCGAATGCCGCATCTTGAGGTATGCGACGTCCTAAACACAAAGGAGGCCACTCGGATATAACCAGGGCGAAGTGAAAGCTGTCGAAGCGACATTTTGCGATCTTTTAATCTCGATGATTGGTGTCGTTAGCTGGAACTTGGCTTAATTGAGACTCGAAACTTCAAAGATCCTCTACCGAGAATATGAGAGCACGGACCATCCGATCCGGCAACCGACAGTTGCTCCGGGCAACCAGTTGTGTTTGCCCATTTCCGGGGCTAGGCCGCCAGGATTAACAAAGCCAACTAATTATTAATTGCGACATAGAGAGACCTGCAGCTTTTCGTTTTCGACTTGCATATTGTACCTGTACTGTACCTCTCTCCGTATTAGGAGCTTTTGGTTTTCGACGACGGCATGGTAACGAAATTACACTCATAATCTAAATGGCTTCACTGCAGGTAAAGGCCGACGCGGCCAAGACAGCTCTagcctcaacatcaacatgtACGACTGCCACCGTCGTGACTCTAAAGGAACTACTGTTACCCGACATCGAGACTTCATACACGGCATCACAAACCAATTCGCGAACGGCCTCTAAGACGACGACAAACTCGAAGGCAAAACGAATCGCGGGCGGCAAATCCCAGACAGCAAAGTCTACCAACGAGCAGCTTTCATCGAAAGACCGTGCAGCTCTGGCAACACATGTAATCAACATTTGCATCAAGTCCCTAAATGAAGCTGCGAAGCCTACGACTCCTACGACTCCGAGTAAGCAACAAGCCGCTCAGGGAGACTCCAAGAAAACCTCTGGTCCTCGAACGTTGCGGAGATCCCTATCCGCACCGTTATCACCGCTGCAGCCACGAACTTTGAATCGCGTAGCTACCTTGCCAAACATCGCCGCCAAAGCAGCAATACAAGCGGCAACGCAGTCTACAGGATGTCTCGCCGCTGTCGAGTGCGCGCGCGTGGCTTTCACCTGTCTACGATCTATTATGGGCCCGATGCAGCCGGCACAGACAGATTTCCAACTCGAGAATGGGATGTCAGCATTCATTAGCAAACTTCTGGCGCTCGGGTTTCAAGATCAGGCGTTGAAGGAGCTGAGGGTCTTAAAGCGACGGCTCGATGCTGGAGTTAACAAGTCAACGAAACCGAACTCTAGCGAAGGACAAACAGCTGCTCAAGTCATTTTGGAGTTGCTCGACTATGGTGATAAGATTCCCGATAGCTTGCTACCAATTGTTACAGGTTCCCAAATTCAAGTACTGCGATGGATTGCGCATTCCAAGAAACCAGCTCATATCGAGGCCGTGCTACCACTTCTCGAGGAATCTCATGTATCGTCCCCCATCAACCTCTTAGTGAGGTCGGGGGCCAAGAACGCGAAGGAGACCCAAAAAGCAGCCCGCCAACTCGCCTCACTATCCCAGACTCTTCTTTCACTAGCACCCAGTGTCTCTAGCAAGGAAGACGCAGTTGCGACGGAGTTGAGACTGAGTCCGTCTCCAACTTCAGCTTTCAAGCTGCAAGTGCTCTGTTTCAAGATTCAGCTTAGATGGTGGAAAATGGCTGGTCACCGTGGAAACGTTGAGGACGATATTCTTTCGCCTTTTTCTCGATGCGTTCGCGCATATACTCGACGACAACCACCCACGAATGGACCAACATACGATTTGATTGCTGCATCCTTCAACGCGCTCACGGATCTAGCTGGGCTGCAAAAGTCCCAAGTCAAGGCTTCATTCGACTCTCCCCTAAATTCCATTTACCAACTGCTTGGTATCGCAGCTCAAACGGACCGCCAAAATGATGCAGCATGCCACTGGTTCCAGAAACTGAAGGACATGCTAGAACCTGACGGGGAATCGACTATTCGCACGTTTTCGACTTCAGCCCGCCTTCTCGCTACACTCTTGAAACAATCCAAGCATGATACCAAGACACAACAGCTGGTTCAAGAGGTTACAGAGAGCCTCGAAGGGAGTTTGAGTGGAAACATCACCGACCTTAATGAACTGCTAGAGAGTCTGTCACTCGCTCGACGGTCAGCCGTTGGGTTCCTTGTTAGCAACTCCAATGGTCCGGAAGTAAGAGATGACACCCTAAATTTAATCCGGGAGCATCTGAAGACATTCATTACCAAATTTCCGCGGTTCGGCCGCCGTTGGCTAGGCGCTTCCCCCGGCAGAGACGCTTCAGCCAAATCCATCCTCCAGTTCGACCAACGACGAGAGGTTTTGATGCAGTCCATCAATCAGATCATCGATGGCG is part of the Fusarium fujikuroi IMI 58289 draft genome, chromosome FFUJ_chr07 genome and encodes:
- a CDS encoding probable rRNA processing protein, which translates into the protein MPREAEPSLSERTFVTQALDEGLRLDGRKFDEFRPLQLTFGDDYGVAEVKYGKTRVLAKVSVEVTVPYSDRPFDGVFTITSELSPMVAPSYEVNRPSLEEVLLSRLLEKTIRRSGALDTESLCLIAGQKCWSIRVDLHVLTHDGNLTDAACLAVVAALRHFRKPDFSIEGENLTIYTPAEREPVPLSWLHSPFCVTFSFFGEDGSQVLVDTNWLEEQLRVSHCTYSLNKHGEICQIAKLGGTSLDAPLFIQCAQGALNRSKELSDLVDSKLSEDAKRRDKGGLMAELTAENDR
- a CDS encoding probable D-xylulose kinase, which translates into the protein MQLLVLPWTGLALPAQFANPYPALVVDSDLKVKGEAKVDFDKDFGHKYGIKKGVHVYEETGEVYAPVAMWLESVDLVLDRLAESMPVPLSHIRGISGSCQQHGSVYWNGNAYEILHHLDPRLPLVVQLPQALSHQWSPNWQDQSTQAECDAFDAALGGRQKLAEATGSGAHHRFTGTQIMRLKKDLPDMYAKTAHISLVSSWLASVFLGAIAPMDVSDVCGMNLWDMSRQTYSEPLLELAAGSKRDALNLRKKLGEPCLNGAAVLGSISPYFVDRHGFHPDCQITPFTGDNPGTILALPLRPLDAIVSLGTSTTFLMNTPKYKPDGAYHFFNHPTTDGHYMFMLCYKNGGLARERVRDQLPKPENGPTGWENFNKAIENTPALGAAKEDDRRKLGLYFYLTEVVPNIRAGTWRYSCEPDGSDLQEVKGGWDKETDARVIVESQALSMRLRSQNLVESTRPGLPAQPRRIYLVGGGSLNPAIARVIGEVLGGSDGVYKLDVGGNACALGGAYKALWALERQPNETFDELIGKRWTEEGNIQRIDDGYREGTYQKYGNVLGAFEGLENKILTEQALESKDGRRRSQESA
- a CDS encoding related to mitochondrial iron transporter, coding for MSLPQAGRPTGTGTGTGVGVGVGAGAGAVVTSPTAGPGAGARATHSHNQRSRGFASWGQGHGHGHINGHPNVHISQQTKYRGQMSLLRSNIATPHVACLRLRLRALQKASIVAALSTCAYLSASSKLSSYHVSNTASVTRPSTNSLPHLAPFRNKLRSPPSLVKTSMSQIRPHTGQGHDHDRKDGHNHSHGHDHSHSHGILGHHHHHDNAYLTSGNKDDPGVRITRIGLVSNLGMAIAKFAGGWAFNSKAMTADAWHSITDLASDILTLATVTWSLKPPTDKFPMGFGKVESLGSLGVSSMLLAGGLYMGWDSGISLYGHFYPEAAHGILEHVGHGHSHSHGAAALGIPSMHAAWLAAGTILIKEWLYHATMKVARERKSSVLASNAIHHRVDSLTGFVTLAAIMGANAMENAAWLDPVGGLLISIMVIQAGAGNTVAAFRELADQGIDDEIKSSVTKQANKALKNVVEGHEVALREVSGIKSGQNYLVDLEMTVPGAWSVDATQQVEDAVRTQVGGKVRGVRRVRIRFSPKEAAAKARFDDFIPGTVVLPPETEEDASEAEGDSNHNHEHHEHHDHKSSGHVHEPNGSHEQGDGLRNRNKQ
- a CDS encoding related to sirtuin type 4 → MSKPLLRIPYTDLPLPSVIAPASASTLPGAITALHRFFVAPSPSHLPSSAVVLTGAGLSVASGLADYRGAKGTYKVNKTYRPIYYPEFLKSHESRKRYWARSFLGWSNLQKASPNKGHYAIRDLASLGLIRSVITQNVDSFHPRAHPDLPALELHGYLRAVVCTTCKNEFSRDEFQEKLSTLNPKWAELLEKALKSGALDTEDPVERRFKGLKVNPDGDVDLPDAPYTTFRYPSCPKCLSSPPKNADGRQHVVQVDTDGAWKLPSTAGILKPAVVMFGESIDNHVKHAAEEAIDNAGKLLVVGTSLATYSAWRLAKRAQDRGMPIAIISMGGIRGEDKFFAGMDPKQEGEQGVRVALSTDDLLPALLSALRNDVAPSEAPARTSLQASFGNRDIFKDMLS